One Akkermansiaceae bacterium genomic region harbors:
- a CDS encoding AAA family ATPase: protein MKLLKARVQNYRVHRDLEARLDAPLSLIQGPNESGKSTLVEAIHRALFLNAKGTSESHKEMVSTSHDGTPTVELEFSSHGKCYTLRKEFAGTKGKTELSAEGEAPLTGEAAESKLAELLGVDGGLGGGAAKKGLPQRWAHLWVRQGSSELSPLSSDEVHSPLRRELQKHTGMGILVSQADAALIERLQSLVDESFTSGGKVKAGSKLKELEDALDQANSSLAGKQQQLAELENAARQYTQGKEESARHSETLQAADHALKQVVENLEKATLIAKQHDDASTKLGQSRSALTQLKQVDQDIRETSRRLEEAQQNLKPQQDQADATAKELATLRSQLSDAESSRVSLTTESRLASQKLDAWKTQQSILRSRSDLGQRQKALKTIASLQSDIQQKAREAAKIDAFDKACLANLQKLSREADSAQARLDAYALKVELLESNTPVSLDGTPLKDGEARTLAQTAELSIGGNKTRIRLTPGGHQNLDQARQCAGEAAAALAKAFDQLGITRLEQADEQHLRFQQLKQDLDRCKKDLASLDPDEVAGACDQLSVELERQQATLERLNEPLQLSFSDQPDAIRDALEEAEQACRKSDTALKAADAREGALRKKRDQLEADLAQATEALGSQKTEVTRLESRIKTLTEQAGDPTDRATKISTLELGVEQAEQELKKLQTRLDELGHTQLKSDHERLTATIENSKKLLREAENKMLVAGQSLRSEGSSDPQREVLEAQARCTEIAESLDRVRRQAEVRRELLDRLQSAQADKAQTLAKPLEEAAAPYLQAIFGSQTRARLQWSDDGTRLEGLAIDRTHHQAGLFDFEHLSHGAREQAALAIRLAMAEVLASAHDNCLPIVLDDAFTHADRSRVEKLKRVLYQGTQNGLQIILLTCHPENYSGLTPNEITLG, encoded by the coding sequence ATGAAACTTCTCAAAGCCCGCGTCCAGAACTACCGCGTCCACCGTGATCTCGAAGCCCGCCTGGATGCTCCCCTGTCCCTGATCCAGGGCCCTAACGAATCCGGTAAAAGCACCCTCGTCGAGGCCATCCACCGCGCCCTTTTCCTCAATGCCAAGGGCACCAGTGAGTCGCACAAGGAAATGGTGTCCACCAGCCACGACGGCACACCCACCGTGGAGCTGGAATTTTCCAGCCATGGAAAATGCTACACCCTGCGCAAGGAGTTCGCCGGCACCAAGGGCAAGACCGAGCTGAGCGCCGAGGGCGAGGCCCCTCTGACCGGCGAAGCCGCGGAGTCGAAACTCGCCGAGCTGCTCGGTGTGGACGGCGGCCTCGGTGGCGGTGCCGCCAAAAAAGGCCTGCCCCAGCGCTGGGCCCACCTCTGGGTGCGCCAGGGCAGCAGCGAGCTGTCCCCACTTTCATCCGATGAAGTACACTCGCCCCTGCGCCGCGAATTGCAGAAGCACACCGGCATGGGTATTCTTGTTAGCCAGGCCGACGCCGCCCTGATCGAGCGGCTCCAGTCACTCGTCGATGAGTCGTTTACCTCGGGTGGCAAAGTCAAGGCGGGGTCAAAACTCAAGGAGCTGGAGGACGCCCTCGACCAGGCGAACAGCTCCCTTGCCGGCAAACAGCAGCAACTCGCCGAACTCGAGAACGCCGCCCGCCAATACACCCAGGGAAAGGAGGAGAGCGCCCGCCACTCGGAGACACTGCAGGCGGCAGACCATGCCCTCAAGCAAGTCGTGGAGAATCTCGAGAAGGCCACCCTGATCGCCAAACAACACGACGACGCCAGCACCAAACTGGGGCAATCACGCAGTGCCCTCACCCAGCTCAAACAAGTCGATCAGGACATCCGCGAAACCTCCCGCCGACTCGAGGAGGCACAGCAGAATCTCAAACCCCAACAGGACCAGGCCGATGCCACCGCGAAAGAGCTCGCTACACTCCGCAGCCAGCTCTCCGACGCCGAAAGCTCCCGGGTGTCTCTAACCACGGAGTCCCGCCTCGCATCCCAGAAACTCGATGCCTGGAAAACCCAGCAGTCGATCCTGCGCAGCCGCTCGGATCTCGGGCAGCGGCAGAAGGCGCTGAAAACCATCGCCAGCCTGCAATCCGACATCCAACAAAAAGCACGCGAGGCCGCCAAGATCGACGCTTTCGACAAGGCATGCCTCGCCAATCTGCAAAAGCTCAGCCGCGAGGCCGACTCCGCCCAGGCGCGCCTCGATGCCTACGCCCTGAAGGTCGAGCTGCTGGAGTCCAACACTCCGGTCAGCCTCGATGGCACCCCGCTCAAGGACGGCGAGGCGAGGACGCTGGCGCAAACCGCCGAACTCAGCATCGGCGGCAACAAAACACGCATCCGCCTCACCCCCGGCGGCCACCAGAACCTCGACCAGGCACGCCAGTGCGCCGGGGAGGCCGCCGCCGCGCTGGCAAAGGCATTCGACCAGCTCGGCATCACCCGGCTGGAACAAGCCGACGAACAGCACCTCAGGTTCCAACAGCTCAAGCAGGACCTCGACCGGTGCAAAAAAGATCTCGCCTCCCTCGACCCCGATGAGGTCGCCGGGGCATGCGACCAGCTCAGCGTCGAGCTGGAGCGCCAGCAGGCCACCTTGGAACGCCTCAACGAGCCCCTCCAGCTCAGCTTCTCCGACCAGCCTGACGCCATCCGCGACGCCTTGGAGGAGGCCGAGCAGGCATGCCGGAAATCGGACACCGCCCTCAAGGCCGCCGACGCCAGGGAAGGCGCGCTTCGCAAAAAACGCGACCAGCTCGAGGCCGACCTCGCCCAGGCCACGGAAGCGCTCGGCAGCCAGAAAACCGAGGTCACTCGCCTCGAATCCCGCATCAAGACGCTCACCGAGCAGGCGGGCGACCCCACCGACCGCGCCACGAAAATCAGCACCCTGGAACTCGGCGTCGAGCAAGCTGAACAAGAACTCAAAAAACTCCAGACTCGCCTCGACGAGCTCGGCCACACCCAGCTCAAGAGCGACCACGAACGCCTTACCGCCACCATCGAGAACTCCAAAAAGCTGCTCCGCGAGGCCGAAAACAAAATGCTCGTCGCCGGGCAATCCCTGCGCAGCGAAGGCTCGTCGGACCCCCAGCGCGAGGTGCTCGAGGCGCAGGCCAGGTGCACAGAAATCGCCGAGTCGCTCGACCGCGTCCGCCGGCAGGCGGAGGTGCGCCGGGAACTGCTGGACCGACTCCAATCCGCCCAGGCCGACAAAGCCCAGACGCTCGCCAAGCCGCTCGAGGAGGCCGCCGCGCCCTACCTCCAGGCGATCTTCGGCAGCCAGACCCGCGCCCGCCTCCAGTGGTCCGACGACGGCACCCGCCTCGAGGGCCTCGCCATCGACCGCACCCACCACCAGGCCGGCCTCTTCGACTTCGAGCACCTCAGCCACGGCGCCCGCGAACAAGCCGCCCTCGCCATTCGCCTCGCCATGGCCGAAGTCCTCGCCAGCGCCCACGACAACTGCCTGCCCATCGTCCTCGACGACGCCTTCACCCACGCCGACCGCTCCCGCGTCGAAAAACTCAAGCGCGTCCTCTACCAAGGCACTCAGAACGGCCTGCAAATCATCCTCCTCACCTGCCACCCCGAAAACTACTCCGGCCTCACCCCCAACGAAATCACCCTCGGCTAA
- a CDS encoding ATP-dependent helicase, with amino-acid sequence MSSSHHHSTSNLRDNHSKRGAVGDFLKHTIQPDSKLSFVSAYFTVHAYQALSQQLDSCDSLRFLFGEPSFITQINSKDQQSANFTLTDTGLALTKSLNQSAAAKACATWIKDKAEIRSIRHRNFLHGKAYHVENGGASSAILGSSNFTVPGLGLGSQNNNVELNLVVDSDRDRRDLKAWFDETWNDDSLTKDVKDEVLTYLNRLAQPNSPEFIYYLTLYHLFYEQLLRDEGEDDSLQRSSLYESTIWKKLFSFQKDGVKGAINKIRELNGCILADSVGLGKTFSALAVIKFFELRHERVLVLCPKKLRQNWAIYRPQSKLCPFPEDKFGFDLLSHTDLSRDSGEVDGHQLRDFRWDDYDLIVIDESHNFRNNAVGKAEDDDTPRRTRYERLIEDIIQAGRNTKVLLLSATPVNNQISDLRNQISFIAGGDVARSADPRYDAAFSNKLKILSIKETCRKAQQKFTTWTKKSPDERSTKDLINQLGSDFFQLLDGLTIARSRSQIKRHYAKELAILGGFPTRMPPQSEYPDIDTKGQFFDFKQLDEEISKLTLSLYHPSHHLQDNLPAKTRAHYDQKIGNFNQEGREKILISMMKVNFLKRLESSVDSFRSTLERTIDKIDTLTKKIDAFQQREIDNPDIDFANLSEEDIDDLEVDIEDIQIGAKHKINLAHLKLPEWQRAVENDRTQLKFLLDKSAPITPARDAKLIRLRQLIAQKHAHPSTNRDGQAIRKVIVFTAFADTARYLWENVAKPFHQDTGVHAALVAGGGKCETTLGGYDFEHILTNFAPRSKNRNAQQDLPQDEEIDLLIATDCISEGQNLQDADLLINYDIHWNPVRIIQRFGRIDRIGSLHSHISLINFWPTRDLDAYIGVKHRVEARMALVDLTATGEDNLLNTEQIEDLIDSDLHYRNKQLKKLQKEILDLEDLDTETISLADFSLADFRMDLLNYLDANRAALESAENGLFAVVPTNPDIPMAQPGILFCLRQRSDVQSTEVNPLSPHYLVYVHDDGNVRLTFAQPKQCLNLFKELAAKEPNAFTKLHDLFDQRTRNGQDMKHESKLIEAAANSVKRTFQRRAAAGLFSGRDGTLPTKSATPTTTEDLELITWLIIADPAS; translated from the coding sequence ATGTCCTCTAGCCATCACCATTCCACATCCAATCTACGTGACAATCACTCAAAACGTGGGGCGGTCGGCGATTTTCTAAAACACACCATCCAGCCTGACAGCAAACTCTCCTTCGTATCCGCCTACTTCACCGTTCACGCCTACCAAGCTCTCTCCCAGCAGCTAGACTCTTGTGATTCACTTCGTTTTTTGTTCGGCGAACCTTCCTTCATCACCCAGATCAATTCCAAGGATCAGCAATCCGCCAACTTTACCCTCACGGATACTGGTCTCGCGCTCACCAAGTCACTCAACCAAAGCGCAGCGGCAAAAGCCTGCGCTACCTGGATCAAAGACAAAGCCGAAATCCGTTCCATTCGCCACAGAAATTTTCTCCACGGCAAAGCCTACCATGTGGAAAATGGCGGCGCATCAAGCGCCATCCTCGGCAGCTCGAACTTCACTGTCCCAGGCCTAGGCCTTGGCTCTCAGAATAACAATGTCGAGCTCAATCTCGTGGTCGATTCCGATCGCGACCGCCGCGACCTCAAGGCCTGGTTCGATGAGACTTGGAATGACGACTCTCTCACCAAAGACGTCAAAGACGAGGTCCTCACCTACCTTAACCGTCTGGCCCAGCCGAACTCTCCCGAGTTTATCTACTACCTCACCCTCTACCACCTCTTCTATGAACAACTGCTTCGTGACGAAGGTGAGGATGACAGCCTGCAACGCAGCTCCCTTTACGAGTCCACCATTTGGAAAAAACTCTTCTCATTCCAGAAGGACGGGGTCAAGGGTGCCATCAACAAAATCCGCGAACTCAACGGCTGCATCCTGGCCGATAGCGTCGGCCTCGGAAAAACTTTCTCAGCTCTCGCAGTCATCAAGTTCTTCGAGCTCCGCCACGAGCGCGTCCTGGTCCTCTGCCCCAAAAAACTCCGCCAGAACTGGGCCATCTATCGCCCTCAGAGCAAGCTCTGCCCGTTCCCCGAAGATAAATTTGGCTTCGACCTCCTCTCCCACACCGATCTCTCAAGGGACTCCGGCGAAGTCGATGGCCACCAGCTCAGAGACTTCCGCTGGGACGACTACGATCTCATCGTCATCGACGAATCCCACAACTTCCGTAACAATGCCGTAGGTAAAGCCGAGGACGACGACACACCCAGACGCACCCGCTACGAGCGACTCATCGAGGACATCATTCAGGCAGGCAGAAACACCAAAGTCCTCCTCCTCTCCGCCACCCCCGTCAACAACCAGATTTCCGACCTGCGCAATCAAATTTCCTTCATCGCAGGGGGCGACGTTGCCCGCTCAGCCGACCCCCGCTACGACGCTGCCTTTTCTAACAAACTAAAAATTCTCAGCATCAAGGAAACCTGCCGCAAAGCTCAGCAGAAGTTCACCACCTGGACCAAAAAATCACCCGATGAGCGCAGCACCAAAGATCTGATCAATCAACTGGGAAGCGATTTCTTCCAACTGCTCGACGGCCTCACCATCGCCCGCTCACGATCCCAAATCAAACGCCACTACGCCAAGGAACTTGCCATACTAGGTGGCTTCCCCACCCGCATGCCGCCACAGTCCGAATACCCGGACATCGACACCAAAGGCCAATTCTTTGACTTCAAACAGCTCGATGAGGAAATCAGCAAGCTCACCCTCAGCCTCTATCACCCGTCGCACCACCTTCAGGACAACTTGCCCGCCAAGACCCGCGCGCATTACGACCAAAAAATCGGCAACTTCAACCAGGAGGGCCGCGAGAAAATCCTCATCTCTATGATGAAGGTCAACTTCCTCAAGCGCCTGGAGAGTTCCGTCGACTCTTTCCGCTCCACCCTGGAACGGACCATTGATAAAATCGACACGCTGACAAAGAAAATCGACGCCTTCCAGCAACGGGAAATCGATAACCCGGACATCGACTTCGCCAACCTCTCCGAAGAAGATATCGATGATCTGGAGGTCGACATCGAGGACATCCAGATCGGTGCCAAACACAAGATCAACCTCGCCCACCTCAAGCTTCCCGAATGGCAGCGCGCGGTGGAGAACGACCGTACCCAGCTAAAATTCCTGCTCGATAAATCCGCACCCATCACCCCAGCCCGCGATGCCAAGCTCATCCGCCTGCGCCAGCTCATCGCGCAAAAGCACGCCCACCCGTCCACCAACCGCGACGGCCAGGCGATCCGCAAGGTCATCGTGTTCACCGCCTTCGCAGACACCGCCAGATACCTCTGGGAAAATGTCGCCAAGCCCTTCCACCAGGACACCGGCGTTCACGCTGCCCTCGTCGCCGGCGGCGGCAAATGCGAGACCACACTCGGTGGCTATGACTTCGAGCACATCCTCACCAATTTCGCTCCGCGCTCAAAAAACCGCAACGCCCAGCAGGATCTTCCGCAGGATGAAGAAATCGACCTCCTAATCGCTACCGACTGCATCTCCGAGGGCCAGAACCTTCAGGACGCCGACCTACTCATCAACTACGACATCCACTGGAACCCTGTGCGCATCATCCAGCGCTTCGGCCGGATCGATCGTATCGGCTCGCTCCACTCCCACATCTCACTGATCAACTTCTGGCCCACCCGTGACCTCGATGCCTACATCGGCGTCAAGCATCGCGTCGAGGCCCGCATGGCACTCGTCGATCTCACCGCCACCGGCGAAGACAACTTGCTCAACACAGAGCAAATCGAAGACCTCATCGACTCAGATCTCCACTACCGCAACAAGCAGCTGAAGAAACTGCAAAAGGAAATCCTCGACCTCGAAGACCTCGATACCGAAACCATCTCGCTGGCCGATTTCTCCCTCGCAGATTTCCGTATGGATCTGCTCAACTACCTCGATGCCAACCGCGCAGCACTCGAGTCCGCCGAGAACGGTCTCTTTGCCGTCGTGCCGACCAATCCGGACATTCCCATGGCACAGCCCGGCATCCTTTTCTGCCTGCGCCAGCGCAGCGATGTGCAGAGCACCGAGGTCAACCCACTCTCACCGCACTACCTCGTTTACGTGCACGATGATGGCAACGTTCGCCTCACTTTTGCCCAGCCGAAGCAGTGCCTTAACCTGTTCAAAGAACTTGCCGCCAAGGAGCCCAACGCCTTCACCAAGCTGCACGATCTCTTCGACCAGCGCACCCGCAACGGTCAAGACATGAAGCACGAGAGCAAGCTCATCGAAGCCGCCGCCAACTCCGTCAAGCGCACCTTCCAACGCCGCGCCGCCGCCGGGCTGTTCTCCGGCCGCGATGGCACCCTACCCACCAAAAGCGCCACCCCCACCACCACCGAAGACCTGGAACTCATCACCTGGCTCATTATTGCCGATCCAGCGTCATGA
- a CDS encoding DUF1016 domain-containing protein gives MPELPAASPDHFFTAVRDILQQARGQAARAVNIAMVEAYWLIGKRIVEEEQGGSAQAKYGAGLLKQLSKELSQEFGKGFSLANLKNFRKFYLTYPEKGKSYTLCSLLSWSHNRLIMREKSEAARDYYLTESKKQNWSVRVLKRQLETQTYQRLLSTQKDSKSLPGQNQLSTQTSALGILKDPYVLEFLGLPEDPSLQEKELETALINDLQKFLLELGGGFSFVARQMRISTETSHFYLDLVFYNYLLKCFVVIDLKTTKLTHQDIGQMDMYVRMFDDLKRGDDDNPTIGIILCADKDETMVQYSVLKGNEQLFASKYRTILPSEEQLAAELERERSLHE, from the coding sequence ATGCCAGAGCTACCAGCCGCATCACCCGACCATTTCTTCACCGCTGTCCGCGACATCCTGCAGCAGGCACGCGGTCAGGCTGCGCGTGCCGTCAACATCGCCATGGTGGAGGCTTACTGGCTGATTGGCAAACGCATCGTCGAAGAAGAACAAGGTGGCTCTGCTCAAGCAAAATATGGAGCCGGCCTGCTCAAGCAGCTCTCCAAAGAACTCAGCCAAGAATTTGGCAAAGGCTTCTCGCTCGCCAACCTCAAAAATTTCCGCAAATTCTACCTCACCTACCCTGAAAAAGGAAAAAGCTACACACTGTGTAGCCTTTTGAGCTGGAGCCATAATCGCTTGATCATGCGAGAGAAAAGCGAAGCAGCAAGGGACTACTACCTCACCGAATCTAAAAAACAAAACTGGAGCGTGCGCGTCCTCAAGCGTCAGCTCGAAACCCAAACCTACCAACGCCTGCTCTCTACCCAAAAGGACAGCAAATCACTGCCCGGCCAAAACCAACTCAGCACCCAAACCTCAGCACTCGGTATCCTCAAAGACCCCTACGTGCTCGAATTTCTCGGCCTCCCCGAAGACCCCAGCCTCCAAGAAAAAGAACTGGAAACCGCACTCATCAACGACCTCCAAAAATTCCTCCTCGAGCTCGGAGGCGGCTTCTCCTTCGTCGCCCGACAGATGCGCATCAGCACCGAGACCTCACACTTCTACCTCGACCTCGTCTTCTACAACTATCTGCTCAAGTGCTTCGTCGTCATCGACCTGAAAACCACCAAACTCACCCACCAGGACATCGGCCAGATGGACATGTATGTCCGCATGTTCGATGACCTCAAACGCGGCGACGACGACAACCCAACCATCGGCATCATCCTCTGTGCCGACAAGGACGAGACGATGGTCCAATACTCCGTCCTCAAGGGCAACGAACAACTCTTCGCCTCCAAATACCGCACCATCCTCCCCAGCGAGGAACAGCTCGCCGCAGAACTCGAGCGCGAACGCAGTTTACACGAATAA
- a CDS encoding Eco57I restriction-modification methylase domain-containing protein, giving the protein MPDFRHQISTAIQSLPGQPLKQAATSLLDTLGYTSDKTLDLGDSSPPAFLNFIQQHNPDASFDQKKALFSDWVSADLLFQLTDEDLSPESTLFQETEVKPGLLRSYLFFAIQLNGDSAVNGSYARGKLTAIARQINRAFPMPVMLLIRHPEQGTDVLSIAVINRRVNRREAHIDVLGKVTIIRDISLTEPHRGHLDILDSFALQNLVHPEKKPIHDFDTLHAAWEEIFNVELLNKRFYKELANWYFWALPQVDFPADSEPEDEKRRATGLIRLLTRLIFCWFIKEKGLVPEKLFHPIDLENILKDFDPTSDSDSSYYHAILQNLFFATLNQRMGKPNVKDAKPYRQFALDEGFLKNKSTYDVNNLYRYESAFADDPDTALTHFADIPFLNGGLFECLDRSEEGSNKKLYIDGFSRNANKRPHIPNYLFFSDEIKGVDLSDTYGDKKRKKESVSGLIRILNRYKFTIVENTPIDQEIALDPELLGKVFENLLASYNEETKTTARKQTGSFYTPRPIVDYMVDESLKAHLAQALVEKAGMKREDAEVGLELLFQYRDADEKLFSDSQLDTLIHAIDEVKILDPACGSGAFPMGVLHKLVFILTKLDPGNTRWKQRQLDAAATIPDSTAREVATAAIEDAFDNNEDDYGRKLYLIENCLYGVDIQPIAIQISKLRFFISLICDQKTNRSKKDNHGVRPLPNLETKFVAADTLIGLPEMDESLLIDPRVNRIEREIESLYHRHFSVQRRDQKLAIQNKVRSLRKELGDILSESLMAPAKAQHVAQWDPFDPQASSDFFDPFWMFGIFSGKKTTRDFGTVNDNLSGIIDDELTASKVENEGFDIVIGNPPYVQIQKFPAKQKAIWQAQGFQTYAATADIYCLFYERGAQLLKQGGSLVYITSNKWMRAGYGEKLRRYLSTTVDTESVLDFGMAQNFGAATTYTCITRFYNQQPDDRILSCYASDDRAAMADPASYFTENAVVQPNLSAEPWVVLTKQRQKIKSLVEAQGTPLKDWDIQINYGIKTGFNDAFYLTTEQRNALIDEEPNARKLLFPRLRGRNIKRYAPDWDNQWLLFIPWHFPLHEDSTISGNSQTAETEFKKQYPVTYKHLEGHKKKLTMRNRAETNIRYEWYALQRWASSYWREFNQPKIIYPESTQQLPFFFDSKGKYFIDKTCFIIRAKLYLMPFLTGTLNSTIFRYCFRDNFPEILGNSCGLAKIFLEKIHIKKPTPQQADLFAALVPLIQFAKADGQSAAYAFLEDLIDACVMECYFRDHMAEHDLLFLDQLAPTLQAYDPDADAATQRQFLESFLTTHNAPTAKIRNQLLRLTADSPNLLAIIKQEGKV; this is encoded by the coding sequence ATGCCCGACTTCCGCCACCAGATCTCCACCGCCATCCAGTCCCTCCCCGGCCAGCCGCTCAAGCAGGCCGCTACCTCCCTGCTGGACACCCTCGGCTACACCTCGGACAAGACGCTCGACCTCGGCGACTCCTCACCCCCGGCATTCCTCAACTTCATCCAGCAGCACAACCCAGACGCCTCCTTCGATCAGAAGAAAGCCCTCTTCTCTGACTGGGTCTCCGCCGATCTCCTGTTCCAGCTCACCGATGAAGACCTCTCGCCCGAGTCCACCCTGTTCCAGGAAACCGAGGTCAAGCCCGGCCTGCTGCGCTCCTACCTCTTCTTCGCTATCCAGCTCAATGGCGACTCCGCTGTCAATGGCTCCTACGCCCGTGGTAAGCTCACCGCCATCGCCCGCCAGATCAACCGCGCCTTCCCCATGCCCGTCATGCTCCTCATCCGCCACCCAGAGCAGGGCACCGATGTGCTCTCTATCGCCGTCATCAACCGCCGTGTCAACAGACGCGAAGCCCACATAGACGTGCTCGGAAAAGTCACCATCATCCGCGACATCTCACTCACCGAGCCCCACCGCGGCCACCTCGATATCCTCGATTCCTTCGCCCTGCAAAATCTCGTCCATCCGGAAAAAAAGCCGATTCACGACTTCGACACCCTGCACGCCGCCTGGGAGGAAATTTTCAACGTCGAGCTCCTCAACAAACGCTTCTACAAGGAACTCGCCAACTGGTATTTCTGGGCACTCCCCCAGGTCGACTTCCCCGCAGACTCAGAACCCGAGGACGAGAAACGCCGCGCCACCGGACTCATCCGCCTGCTCACCCGCCTCATCTTCTGCTGGTTCATCAAGGAAAAAGGCCTCGTCCCCGAGAAACTCTTCCACCCCATCGATCTGGAAAACATCCTCAAGGACTTCGACCCCACCAGCGACTCCGACTCCAGCTACTACCACGCCATCCTCCAGAATCTCTTCTTCGCCACCCTCAACCAGCGCATGGGAAAACCCAACGTCAAGGATGCCAAACCCTACCGCCAGTTCGCGCTCGATGAAGGATTCCTCAAAAACAAATCCACCTACGACGTCAACAACCTCTACCGCTACGAGTCCGCCTTCGCCGACGATCCCGACACCGCTCTCACCCACTTCGCCGACATCCCCTTCCTCAACGGTGGACTCTTCGAGTGCCTCGACCGCTCCGAGGAAGGCAGCAACAAGAAACTCTACATCGATGGCTTCTCCCGTAATGCCAACAAACGCCCCCACATCCCCAACTACCTCTTCTTCTCCGACGAGATCAAGGGCGTCGACCTCTCCGACACCTATGGCGACAAAAAACGCAAAAAGGAATCCGTCTCCGGCCTCATCCGCATCCTCAACCGCTACAAGTTCACCATCGTCGAGAACACCCCCATCGATCAGGAAATCGCCCTCGACCCCGAGCTCTTAGGCAAAGTCTTCGAGAACCTGCTCGCCTCCTATAACGAGGAAACCAAAACCACCGCCCGCAAGCAGACTGGCTCCTTCTACACCCCGCGCCCCATCGTCGACTACATGGTCGATGAATCCCTCAAGGCCCACCTCGCCCAGGCACTGGTCGAAAAAGCTGGCATGAAACGCGAAGATGCCGAGGTTGGGTTGGAGCTGCTGTTCCAATATCGCGACGCAGATGAGAAGCTCTTCTCTGACAGTCAGCTCGACACTCTCATCCACGCCATCGATGAAGTCAAAATCCTCGACCCCGCCTGTGGCTCCGGTGCCTTCCCCATGGGTGTCCTCCACAAGCTCGTCTTCATCCTCACCAAGCTCGACCCCGGCAACACCCGCTGGAAACAACGCCAGCTCGATGCCGCCGCCACCATCCCGGACTCTACCGCCCGCGAGGTCGCCACCGCCGCCATCGAGGACGCCTTCGACAACAACGAGGACGACTATGGCCGCAAGCTCTACCTCATCGAGAACTGCCTCTACGGAGTCGACATCCAGCCCATCGCCATCCAGATCTCCAAGCTCCGCTTCTTCATCTCCCTCATCTGCGACCAGAAAACCAACCGCAGCAAAAAAGACAACCACGGCGTCCGCCCCCTCCCCAACCTCGAAACCAAATTCGTCGCCGCCGACACCCTCATCGGCCTGCCGGAAATGGACGAGTCCCTGCTCATCGATCCCCGCGTCAACCGCATCGAGCGCGAAATTGAATCCCTCTACCATCGTCACTTCTCGGTCCAACGTCGCGACCAGAAACTCGCCATTCAGAACAAAGTCCGCAGCCTGCGCAAGGAACTCGGCGACATCCTCTCCGAGAGCCTCATGGCACCCGCCAAGGCCCAGCATGTCGCTCAGTGGGACCCCTTCGACCCCCAGGCCAGCTCCGACTTCTTCGATCCCTTCTGGATGTTCGGCATCTTCTCCGGCAAGAAAACCACCAGGGACTTCGGCACCGTCAATGACAACCTCAGCGGTATCATCGACGACGAACTCACTGCCTCCAAAGTCGAGAACGAAGGCTTCGACATCGTCATCGGCAATCCGCCCTACGTCCAGATCCAAAAATTCCCAGCCAAACAAAAAGCCATCTGGCAGGCTCAGGGATTCCAAACCTACGCCGCCACCGCAGACATCTACTGCCTCTTCTATGAACGCGGTGCCCAGCTTCTCAAACAAGGCGGTTCCCTCGTTTACATCACCTCGAACAAATGGATGCGCGCTGGCTACGGCGAAAAACTTCGCCGTTACCTTTCCACCACTGTCGATACCGAATCCGTTCTCGACTTCGGTATGGCACAAAACTTCGGTGCCGCCACTACCTACACCTGCATCACCCGCTTTTACAACCAGCAGCCCGACGACCGCATCCTCTCCTGCTACGCCAGTGACGACCGCGCTGCCATGGCTGACCCAGCCAGCTACTTCACGGAAAATGCCGTCGTTCAGCCGAATCTCAGCGCCGAACCTTGGGTCGTGCTCACCAAGCAGCGGCAGAAAATCAAATCCCTGGTCGAAGCCCAAGGCACCCCGCTCAAAGACTGGGACATTCAGATCAACTACGGCATCAAAACCGGATTCAACGATGCATTCTACCTCACCACCGAACAGCGCAATGCCCTCATCGACGAGGAACCCAATGCCCGTAAACTGCTTTTTCCAAGGTTACGTGGACGTAACATCAAGCGTTACGCTCCAGATTGGGACAATCAATGGTTATTATTTATTCCGTGGCACTTTCCGTTACACGAAGACTCAACTATTAGTGGAAACTCTCAAACTGCTGAGACCGAATTCAAAAAACAGTACCCCGTGACATACAAACATCTTGAGGGACACAAGAAAAAACTAACTATGAGGAATCGTGCAGAAACAAATATCCGATATGAGTGGTATGCATTGCAGCGCTGGGCATCAAGCTATTGGAGGGAATTCAATCAACCCAAAATTATATATCCAGAATCAACGCAACAGCTGCCATTTTTCTTCGATTCAAAAGGAAAATATTTCATTGATAAGACATGTTTTATAATTCGGGCAAAATTATATCTCATGCCGTTTTTGACAGGCACACTTAATTCAACAATATTTCGTTATTGCTTCAGAGATAACTTTCCTGAAATTTTGGGAAACAGTTGCGGTTTGGCTAAAATATTTCTGGAAAAAATCCACATCAAAAAACCCACTCCGCAACAAGCCGACCTCTTCGCCGCACTCGTCCCCCTCATCCAGTTCGCCAAGGCCGACGGGCAAAGCGCCGCCTACGCCTTCCTCGAAGACCTCATCGACGCCTGCGTGATGGAGTGTTACTTCCGCGACCACATGGCCGAGCACGACCTCCTCTTCCTCGACCAGCTCGCCCCCACCCTGCAAGCCTACGACCCCGACGCCGACGCAGCCACCCAACGCCAATTCCTAGAATCCTTCCTCACCACCCACAACGCCCCCACCGCCAAAATCCGCAACCAGCTCCTCCGCCTAACCGCCGACTCCCCCAACCTCCTCGCCATCATCAAACAGGAAGGGAAAGTATGA